The nucleotide window TTGGCAAGGGGGGTGACGAACGTGTGGTCTAGTTTGTCTTGCATAGGGATGGTCGCCAAGTTGGGGCAATCGCTTTGGTTTTCACTCTTCATGATGCAATGTTTACGCCCATTGGCCTTGCAACAAGTGCAGTTCTCAGCTATGCAATTGATGAGTTTGTCCGCAAATGTGAACATTGATGACTGAAAAGCCTGCCTCATCTCCGAAATGTTGGCCAACCCACGCGCATTTGGCTCTCGGAGGAGTATCCCAAGCTTCTCGCTGGACTATTGGGAAAAAGGATTTTCATAAATTAGTATGAACTACGCTGGGATTCAGATTGGTTGACCAAAAAAAGATCGATACATGTACTTACTATTGATGGGTGGTTTGTCCGTAGATGGTTTGAGAAATCTTGGGGTCCAATTTTGGCGTAGGTAGCTCTTAAAATAGGGGCGGAGGGCATCTGGGCTCGTTTCGTCATGGTggatgcactagtagaaaaagggtcaaacgtgaagcacattagtgccggtttgaattagagccggcactaatgtgtacattagtgccggttcgtggcggcgatcaatagtaccggttcgtggcgaacctttagtaccggttcatgccacgaaccggtactaaagaggctgcatcagcctgcggtcaggctatggccccaccatcaccatttagtgccggttcttaccacgaaccggtactaatgaggttatggcaagctgcttttagtcccacctcgccaagagagaggcagtatgagcggtttataagccgtgagtgcacagacaatgacgaagagttgcaatgctcacctacatgttgattagcttcaagccttgcggaatagcatagattgcactgagctatgtgcagtgcagtcaacactattccgaatggcttgaagcaaattaaccggcattgcacctcttttttatttttagtaacttatttaaactccggacttcttttgtgttcagtatgcagcatttaaagcgacgtcatcaatttccaacatgttctgacatcatttgttgtttttcggtcatttacctaattgtttagagagctaaatgaccgtgaaattgaaaatcactacaaaatgaatcctgaaaatgttgaaacttggcatggtatcatcatatcacccgcatagcatgcgcgaaagagtagagagggtcacggcaaaaattggacgcacttcgtgtacaaactggacaaactctttccgagtatcagggtttcggagtccGGAGTGGGTACTAATGTGCATCCCACCAATCAGGAAGAATCACACGGATCGTGTGTTTCTTTCTAGCTCATGTGAGTCGTTGGATCGAAACTACCACAATCACTTTGTGAGCCAGACGACCCTATATATAGCTAGCCCACCTCTCGCCTTCCCTGCATAAATCTTTCAGTTCATTGACtacatacatctaccagttcatcgactgcatacatctaccagttcatcgattgaatacaaatcattcggattcgccatcatacgtccaaccgtgcatttgatatgcatatatatatgcatcacgagccacggttgggctgtatgatggcgataccgattggtttgttctagatccgacataaaaggtttgatacaacttcttttttgtgacataagagctatctctcctcctacctattttagttacacaactatctatttgtgccaaattttcacttttgctgttgctcttgcatcataagcatccatgttaactggacttacaagtaatgcaatttaaccaaactatcttatgatcttcgccaagagagaggcagtatgagcggtttataagccgtgagtgcacagacaatgacgaagagttgcaatgctcacctacatgttgattagcttcaagccttgcggaatagcatagattgcactgagctatgtgcagtgcagtctacactattccgaatggcttgaagcaaattaaccagcattgcaccttttttatttttaataacttatttaaactccggacttcttttgtgttcagtatgcagcatttaaagtggcgtcatcaatttccaacatgttctgacatcatttgttgtttttcggtcatttacctaattgtttagagagctaaatgaccgtgaaattgaaaatcactacaaaatgaatcctgaaaatgttgaaacttggcatggtatcatcatatcacccgcatagcatgcgcgaaagagtagagagggtcacggcaaaaactggacgcacttcgtgtacaaattggacaaactcttttcgagtatcagggtttcggactatacaaaaataaataatgcagaaactaaaaaaactatacaaaaaaattactcaaaaataaatagaagaaaataaataatgcagaaaagaaaaaactatataaaaactactcaaaataaataaaagaaaataagtaatgtagaaaagaaaaaactatataacaAATTTGTTGGCACACTGCCCTGTGGGTCtaccagacctagggtgtgcaaatgcaggcccaggagggccagcagactcacaggacagcgcgccctaattaattaggcccagaagcctgctatatagaggagttcgaagaggtagccgcggttgggtttataaaccagtgcggctgcccttcgccgggtgaggtgggactaaactttggggtggcagcgcaaggcctttagtaccggttggtggctccaaccggtactaaaggcccccctttagtaccggttggtggctccaaccggtactaaaagccTTCGTTTCCCACCGCTTGGCCTGGCGAAAATacgcctttagtaccggttggagccatcaaccggtactaaaggcccatcctatatatatagctcttacgaaaatttcagtttcatccccacttcgtctccaacctccgccgcgcgcgccgctcgatcccgtcgtcgccgcccgtcgtccttcgtcatcgtcgctgtccccgccgccgcccgtcgtcgtcgtcgtctcgcgctgccgccccgaacgccgccgCCGTCTGTCGCCATCGCCGCGGccgtacgtctctctctcgctcccgcacacacatacacacacatacatacacacacatacacacacacaccggcgcccccgctcgtacgtacggggcggcggcgtacggggccgcgcacacacacacacatataccacacacacacgcatacacacacatacacacatacgtacacacatatacgtatatatacacacacatgcatacacacacatacacacacacacactttttttttacttattttctgttttttagaaaagttaattagatgatcgaatgttagattaatgtcgaatgttagatgaattagctagctagatagaaaaattgtcgaactagagattagaacaagttgaataattaatataactagtctatttttagtaagaaaatttaggtatatgagattagaactagtggaataattaatataactagtttatttttagtaagaaaatttaggtatatgagattagaactagttgaataattaatataactagtttattttagtaagaaaatttaggtatatgagatttgatgatctaattaaaatattatttgttaatgagtttttctgtttatttaattttttatatattttgagtttatataaatgttagattaatgtcgaatgttagatgaattagatagaaaagttaaatatatagtaatgtcaattgaatatatagttagatatattgatgtcaaatgttagatgaatatatatttggctagatataggtgtttaatgtttcacctatatgaacataggaaatgtcatctgacgacgaaaaagattttattttgtgcgaacactgtgaagaccagcgcggcctgtgcgaccaaaatttccttgttgatggtaggcgcttcagcatcaagctggatgagacattcgaagttgatacagtaagtcactttatcaattattatttgaatgcaaaacttatgcttcatttgcttcaacttataattttaaattttcactattctactagcgcatcccctgccatgcaagaatttttgtcttggataagataggttttagtgctatagatgatatggaggtaaagagagtttacttgaagacggagcatgggtatactttcaacgtcaaattatataatggagacacatacacccattttgaatgcaaaacttggcaagaactatgcaaggcttatgcatttgagcctgatatggttatcacctttgatattcgtccggaagatgatattgaaggtaatatagacatctgggtcgatgtgcaaacgcctccagttctaccatttggtgagtttttctcaaccatgcatgcatatgtttatgtctttcatacagtttattcaaaaatagttgacaactaatttgtattgtcagcttatttcggttcaagcaaacatgtctggcgcttggtagacaggacctactactgccccggggctcaactaaactgcgaggagataagtcattatgtttcatggcttgaggatcttaatactgtcaagacaaaattttttcctaaacttagaaatgttagtactcaaaacgtgcgaccaatggtgatcgtattgaactacggtcacatctataatcaaaagatggtaagattttaaatatttgtccttaattagtgcatcttttgcatacattatttttgaagcttaaactttcattgcttagtatattaattactatacgatgttgttcaacagggacttccgatgacagttgtgcctcagtggatcgagacaaaaggtcgcatgtcaatggttagcttacgaccaagatttcctacattgcacatgagtgcattcaggatttctgaaagcgaagaatgcttaatagtgaaagattggagcaaaattgttaacgatcgcagagaagtactagggggcagtaaggtgaagcgcaacccaagattaggagacagattcatctgcatgctccagtatgatgaatcaggagagctatacatgttctatgctattctacctgagagggagcagcaggatcagtagctactagttcatgctcttaattagtacttgtctcatgtccgtgtcctgaacttcgatcTTGGTGACGattatgttgaacttgatgatatctttgcttctgttacaaagtgaatgtttcctctttaagctagccagcgttgatgatgattagatagctagcgcggtaatgactatgatgattaaatagtggtaattagacgactacgatgatttttagctagctagagtttatttatttattaatatgcgatgatgatgatgatgacgactacaactcattataacgtaaaacaatcctaaattaaattgataacacaaatttaattgaaaaatacaaaataaaacaaaaacccacaaccatttagtaccggttggtgttaccaaccggtactaaagggctcccggcccccggagctggctcgtgccacgtggttcccctttagcaccggttcgtgctgaaccggtactaaagggggggcctttagtgccgaaatgttagtgccggttccataaccggcactaaaggcccttacaaaccggtactaatggcccgttttctactagtgatgtcCTTGGAATGTTTTCGTCTGCAGGATCAGTGGATGCGCAGACGAGGCCCTTGCTGATGTTTTGTTCAGACCGAACCTGACCAGAGAAAAAAATGGCGTTAGGTACAAGTCATTTTGTGCCTAATTGGTTTTATTCGCTGTTTTTGTTTTGGCATGGATTTTCGTAAACTGACCGATGCGCTGTGGTATGATATTTCACCTCCTCCCATGCTGACCGCTATGATCTCAATCATCTTTTTCATGGACTCATACTCGAAAAGTGCTATCCTTGGATACATTCCGCGTGGCTTGTTCATTTGACCAAGGTCTAGGCTGTCCAGGACGAACACCTGAAACAAATGAAGTTGTCATTGTCAGATTAAGGTAACAAAGATGTGAGCAAACACAAAAAGTATAGTAGTGGTCGATGTTCTCGGATTAATACCTGTAGGAACAAATGCATCCGACAATGTGAATGGTCGGGTTTCGCTTAGAGACATCTGACTTGAATTTCCCGACAGCATGGAACAGGTGCTTCAGAAGGTAGCTGCACCAGTTCCATTTTCTGATTTTGCTAACATCATTCAGGGCAGCCCAGAAATCTATTGTTATGTAGTCATGCTTGGCTGATGGGGCAAGAACATGGCCAACTACAAAGATGACGAATGCAATTTTGAAACACTGGATATCAATCTATCTGGACTGGGCTGTGATGTCCCGTAACAGGTATGCCTCTGCCGCCTTCAAGCTGTGTGTACCTTTGTCACTGATGCTAGCTGCAAAACGTGTATACTCAATGCAAGCTTCTGATGGTTCGACACGTTCAGGTCCAATTGCTAGCTCACCACGTGGTATTGCAAAAATAGAGTGAACTGACTTGTCTGTAAGCTCAAGAATGCCCTGGCCTTCCAGGTTGATCACACCTGCTGTCAACATCGACTCTATCCATGAGGTAAGCACTGTACTTAAGATTGATCTTTTGCCACGACTTAATCCGAAGCAAACCATCAAAACCTATTTCTCTGACTAGTTGTTTCTTGAAGTCCGAAAACTTAGAAATAACAGAGCCTAACTTCAACAACGAGAGCCTAGACGTAATTGATGGTGTCCCTGGCACACCGCTGGATCCGCCAGAACAATCGCCATCGCTATCTAACTCATCCGGGGAAAACTCGCTCATTGTATCTTGATTAATAACTCTTGCTGATCCCTCGCAGCAAAATGATTATCCATTCCGACAAACACCATGAACTACAGAACCTAATGGCAGGCAAACTAGTGAGATTTAGGAAGAACTGCTAAATCGTTACTGAAAAGCGTGAGGCTGTTCATACCTTTTCCGGCGGCGGCTTCGTGTTGAACAGGTCGCTGATAGGCAAAAACCTAAATGCTGACCGCTAACTGGCGGGTGTATGAGCTGCTATGCGCGGCCATGGCGTTCTCCCTGCTAGATCGCCTCCTTGTTCTTCCTGGGACTCTGGTTGGTGGGTGGGTGGGGAGAACAGATTGTTGAAGAAGATGAGCTGCGCGTGTAGATGCGGTAAATGCGTGAAGTGACTAGAGCACTGGGATTGCTTTGATGGGGTGGGCCTGGAAAGGCAGCTTTTTGCACGTCGGGACGTGACAAAAACAGTGCCGCACGCTGTTGTTCCATCTTGCCCATTACGAGGGCTGTAGATGTTCACCCTAACCAACTACTTCGGTTGCTAGCTGTGTAAAAACGAATTACCAATATATTTATTATGGCAGAACCGTATGGATAATGCTTAAAAGCGGCCGGTAAAAGTAGTTAAAAAGTGTATAAAAAATTGTTGACTGGCTAATTGTGTTTTTTTGGCTGTGAAACACGGGCGATTATATTACATGGTAGGAATTGATATCATTTTCGCGTCAAGAAAAAAATTAATATTGTGTCTGGTGGGCGAGGTTAAAACGTACGGCTAAAAATGATCGCTAATGTTTATAGCGTGAGGATGTACCGGGGCTAGCTACAACTGTGCTGTGAGTGGCGGGATATTATTGTAATGAGTCACGTGAGAGGAAGAGACATGTGCCCAAGCTGCCATGTATACTTTTGGCACAGCAACAAACCTCGAGTGTGCCGCGGTACATGGAACAACGCCTAGATTCTGTCACCACATCACTATCTCTGGCAGCCCAGATACATGGGGGGCAAGCGTCTACGGGGGGACAGGCCCCGTGAATACAGGGGCGAATCTGGTCAGTGTGGAAAACGGACGGCCTGGATATAGTCCACATAGTGCACCGTTGACATACGTACCAAATTTTGGTATTAAACCATGCATGCCATCAATTTGCACGGATAAAGGCCCTTGCTACGAAACCTCACTAAACACTACAACCTATATCCCGTCCTCGCCAGGCGGCGTGTGCCGATCGTCTTTTCAGGTAGCAATGTTGGCGCGGGCGTTTGCGCTGGTGAGGGGCAAAGGTACCCAATGCCCACCGCTAAATCGCTTCGTCCAGAGCTCCGGCGCTCTTCGCCGCCGCTTCCACACGCCACCGCAGCAGTTTTACCGTCGGTCATCACTATCTGACTGTGCCTCCCAAGAGCAGCAGCCGCCACAAAATTACAGCACGGGAACTCCCCCTGCCTGTAGTACCATGCAGAACAATTCCTCCGCTAAGGAGAATGCAGCCAATTCTTGTCTTGAACCTACTGCAAACGATGATACTGCAGAGGTGAATTTTGATCAGAGGTTTGCGATACTGAGCAGCATAGGGGAGTGCACCAACGAGGACGACCTCAGGACGCTGCTGAAGAAGAAAACTACTCCTGTCTGCTACGTCTGGTGCGATCCCTCCCCATCGATGCACATAACCCAGGGCATCACGATGGCGATCAACGTGAACAAGCTGCTCGAAGCCGGCTGCAAGGTCAAGATattcatggcgaactggttcgcTCTCACAAGCTACAACGTCAGTCTGAGAAAAGTCATTAACGTCTTCTCGTACAACACCGAGATGTGGAGGACAGCCTGCATGCGCCTCGACGAGGGCCCTATTTGGATCAtggggttagagttagtttgggttagttggAGACTCAAATAACCCAAAAGTATCCAAACAGGGAGGATTAGAGTGGGTTAGTTTCATCTAACCCAACTATCCCGATGGAAAGGTGCTTATTTGGGTTAGTGGGTTAGAAAATAACTCTAACTCTAACTGTGTTacagtatccaaacagggccgaGGTGGAGCTCGTTTGCTCGTCAGACGAGATCAGCCGCGACCTGCGTCGATACTGGCCGCTCGCCTTGAAAGTCGCAAGGAGCACCAATCTGAGCGAGGTGACGGAGTGCATCCTTTCGTCCAAGGACACGAGGCCATACTACGACGAGCCGAAGTCGCTCTTCTCCCACGAGGTCTTCGTCACGTGCATGCACTCCGCCGCCATACTGTCCCGCGACGAGGCGGACGTGTGGCTGCTGGACATCGGCCAGCGCGTGAGCGACAAGGTGACCGAGCTGTACCGTGAGCGGGAAGCGGTGCGCGAGGATCCGCATCGGCCAGTCGTCGCCCTGTTCCACGGCGTGCTGCCCAGCCTGCTCGAGTACCCGGAGAATGAGATGTTCAGGGACCCGAGGTGGGCGATCTATATGGAGGACACGGAGTGGGAGGTCGGCCGGGCGATGCGGAAGGCGTTCCCGCCGGGGACCATGGAAGGCAACCCGTGCTTGGAGTACATCAGGCAGATAATCTTTCCTCTGTTTGGGAGGTTTTAGGTGGAGAGGAAGGAGGAGGACGGTGGTGACAGGGCATTCTTGAGCATGGAGGAGCTTGCCGCTGACTATGAGAGCGGTGCTCTGCAGGCCGCCGACGTGAAGCGGGCGCTTAAGAAGGCCATTAACGCGGGAAGTGGATTTTTCCTAACCAGTTACCCGCACAACCTGTATTCTGGCCCTCCATCTAGGGTCATGTCCAATCAACCTGCCCCACTGCTTTGTCAGCCATGCAGTGTACTTCCCCGTCATATTCACATGCATGCTGCGACTCATTTAACAAAATTACTGAATAACCAAATATGCCACCATTACTTTTAAATAAATTACGTAAATTTAAATTCGTTTATGTGTTCGAGTTTGTCACAACCAGGTCTACAAAACAAGTCTAATATCAATATATTTCAAATTAAATTGTGAGCCCAAGATAAAATTAAATTGTATGTGGCTCAAAAAAGTTTCATAAACATTTCATCAAAGTTCGGCCAAGCTGTTGATAAAGTTCTTTGTTTCCAGATACATTTTCTAGCAAAGTTCTTTCATATTCCTAACAAAGTGCAGACCCATTATTTAGAAAATTCTTCAGCCCTGATTCTGTATTTTGGCACTTTAGAATAAAAATGAAAAGTTCTTCACTGTTTAAAGCAAACGTTTTTTAAAAAAGTGTTTCAAATGTATCCAAGGCTGTACTTGTTTTAAAGGGCTTGGTGTCACGAGTTCAAATAtgtaaaaagttttgaaaatgacTTTTTGGTTCTAAAGATATGTACCATCTAATTGtcaaaagaaaatgaaaaagaTGGGAGTTAGAGGAGAGAGGGAAGCTAATGTAGGCCATGCATGTGtcaggaagagagagagagagaatccaCGCACATGCAAGGGCGCGCGTCTGCAATTCTGCATGGACTAGCAACGGCACCGATTTGCGTTGTGCATCTAACTGATTAGGATTCGCCATATTCGATTAACGCGGCGTTGCAGCCCGTCCGTGATCACTTCGGCTTCGCCAGCACTAGCAGCAGGCCCTTGAAACGGCGATAGGTTGCCGTGTCTTTCATTTTGGCTGAGCGCAACCCAGtgtcatgcatgcatgcaacggaTTAGGTGATTTTATTCTTGCGGTGACCGGACGGGAGACAAGCTGTTTATGGCGGGCCGGCGACCCCGGCGAAGGCCGCAACACTCAGCCCCTTCGCCGTACCTTTGCACGCACGCATGGTGTACGCCGTCGTTCCTCCTCCCCTTGGCGTTGACGTCTAGGAGAGCGATTGACCGATTCATTTACTCGTCCATCATAAAGGAAATTAAATATCTTATGTCTCTTCGTGAAAGTTGTATTACTATCATAGCCATTTACTCGTTCATTTTGAGTCTAAATGACACTTGAAAAGACAATTTTGCTCCTCATGTGGTATGTTTTCTCCAAGAAAATTACCTATATGCACTGATTAGCTACCGATGTGGAAACACATAACGGTTTAAGGCTAATCGGAACAAGCTGGAGAGATGGCAGCGAGCGAAAGTAATCCTGAAAGTGATATTGGTGGGGCACCATTGGTTGGAAAAACCAACCAATTGCCTGTTGCTCATGCAACGACTTGCATGCCTTTAATTTTCAAAGTCTTCCATTGACCAGCGAGGCAGTGAACGGTGAACACACACATCATCGCCCAAGTACTACAAATCTACACATCTCCTTCAGGCTTCAGGCCTTGATCCATTCTTCCTACA belongs to Triticum urartu cultivar G1812 chromosome 7, Tu2.1, whole genome shotgun sequence and includes:
- the LOC125525940 gene encoding tyrosine--tRNA ligase 2, cytoplasmic-like, whose amino-acid sequence is MAINVNKLLEAGCKVKIFMANWFALTSYNVSLRKVINVFSYNTEMWRTACMRLDEGPIWIMGAEVELVCSSDEISRDLRRYWPLALKVARSTNLSEVTECILSSKDTRPYYDEPKSLFSHEVFVTCMHSAAILSRDEADVWLLDIGQRVSDKVTELYREREAVREDPHRPVVALFHGVLPSLLEYPENEMFRDPRWAIYMEDTEWEVGRAMRKAFPPGTMEGNPCLEYIRQIIFPLFGRF